In Mycolicibacterium nivoides, the DNA window TACGTACCCCTGCTTAGAATTTCCAACGCGGATCGCAAAGGGGGAAATAGATTTCTCCCCATCCGGTCGGCGCGCCTCAGTATTCCGGTCGCTGCATTCGGGCTCAAAAAGTATCGAAGCGGCGGTCTCCGGACCTCTAAGAGATCCGACAACGAAGACTCTTGAGCGACTCTGGGGGACGCCGAAGTGTCGACTGTCAAATACTCGCCACGCAACGCCATACCCGACGTCGGCCAGCGACCGAAGGATGATTGCGAAATCTCGTCCATCGTGGGAAGAGAGGAGTGCCGCAACGTTTTCGAGGACGACAAGTTCGGGGCGACGTTCTCCAATGAGGTTTGCAAAGTCGTAGAAGAGTCCTGACTGCTTCCCTCGGAGTCCACTTCGAGGACCCATTCTTGCGAGGCTGACGTCTTGGCACGGGAACCCGCCCGCCCAGATCTCCGCTTCGGGGATGTCATCTGCGCCTACCTCCGTGATGTCGTCCCGCCGCGGGACGTCTGGCCAATGCTTCTCCAGGATGTCGAGGCAGAACGGCTTCTTCTCGCACTGCCACACCGTCTGGATCCCGGCGCGTTCGAACCCCAGGTCGAACCCGCCGATGCCGGCGAAGAAGCTCGCCACCCGGAGGGCGTCGGGACTGGCCTTGCTCCGCGATCGTGGCTTAGGCGCTGCCACCGACCCACCTCCTCGATCCCGGTCGTACAGCCAGTACATAGAACATACGTTCGATGATGCCAGAGTTTTCGTCCGGTTGCCGCATTCTGAGCCGTACCTTAGCGGTCCGCGGTGACAACAATTCGGCGACGCGCCGCACCGCCCTTCACCGCGGGCGTGATACGCGAACGGTCTCCACGATGCGTCCCGCGACCACGGCGGGGTCTTCGTGCTCCCAGAACCGCAGCACCGTCCAACCCGCTTCGCGCAACGCGGCGTCGGTCCGCGCGTCCCGCGCACGGTTCCCCTCGACCTTGGACCGCCAGTAGTCGGCGTTGGTGGCCGGGAATGTGTGATGCTGCGGGCAGCCGTGCCAGAAACAGCCGTCGATGAAAACAACGACCTTGACGCGGGTGAACACGAGGTCGGCCCGCGAGCGCTTGTTGCCGGGTAGGGGCGCGTAGTCGACGCGGTATCGCAGGCCGGTTGCGTGGACCAGTCGCCTCACGGCCAGTTCCGGTTTCGTGTCACGGCGCCGGTTGGCCACCATGGACGCGCGGGTGGCAGCACTGCTCGCCCAACTCGCCTCCACAGCCACATTCTGGTCCGAGACCGCTGCGAGCACTACCGCGACATCAAGTGCGCCTGACCCGACACCAGCCCCGACTACCGTCACCCGCATGAGCAAGCAGTTCACGTTCACCGGCACCGACCAGGCGTTCACCGCCCACCACTTCGCCGAGCCGTGGAACGACTGCCTGGTGCCGGTGGTGGACCGAGACACCCTCACCGCGGTGGTGGACGCCCGCCCCGGAACCCAGCTGTCCTGGGACGGCAACATCGCGCTGATCGACGGCGAAGAGGTGTACCCGGACCCGTACAACGCCGACCGGTACGCGATGGAGTTCGAGTGGGGCTTCGAGCGGGTGTTCCCGGCCGGGGCTCCCACACTGCGGTTCGAGATCGACGGCTACCCGGCGACCGACGACGAGGAGTTCTTCGCCTACCGCTTCGACGAGCCCTGGAACGGGTTCGACCAGCCGGTGGTGGACCGGGAGACCCTCGTCGCCGTGGTGGCGACGGCGGGCGACACCGCGGTGCTCAGCTGGGGTGGTGACACAGCGATCATCAACGGAGACGGCTACCTGGTGGAGGTGCCGCCCGACAACGCCGGCCGGTACCACCTCCGTCCGCTCGGCTGGTGCTTCACCGCGGTGGAGATGTGAAGCCACCGGTCACACCTCCCAACCAGCCTCCGCGTCTCCCCCGTTCCACTCCCGGGCAACTCCACGGAGTTGAGCTCGGCGCGCACCGCGACCGGACCTGCGAGGGTGACGGCGCTTGGGCCAGTGACACATCCAGCAGCAACAGACCTCGATGCCGGTGAACATCCACTGCCAGTAGCAGCGCCCGACACGGCCGTTGGTCCAGTCGGGGTCGAGGTCGGGAAGGTCGCACTCGCGGGCGGCGCAGCGGTGCACGGGAACGACGGAGACTTCGCGGCGGGCAACGCGGACACGGAAAGGTGCGTGAGCATCGGTGCGGGACACGGCGGATCCTCGAAAACTGGGGCGCCCCACCGAGTCCCGCAGATCCGCTACGGGGTGGGGCTACCGCGGTCTCTCGAGACCGCCGGCCGAGGTTGCTCGCATAGGTGGGAGATTACTCGGCGGCGCCGACAGGCAGAACCGAAAAGACTGCGCCCGCCGCGTCTACGCTCCGTCGAGACCGCCCTGAGGAGGCCCCGATGTCAGACGAGTTCTACGACGACGGCGCGAACGACTACATCGAGGTGTTGAAGTCCGCCATTGGCGGGCTGAACCTTCTCATCGACACGCTGATGGGGAACTCCGTCGACGGGGTCGAGACCACTCCCGAGGAACAGCGGCAGGCGTGGGAGGACGGGAAGGAAGCCGGTCGCCAGAGAATGACGGGACCGAACCCGTACCGCACAACCACCGAGGGGCGATACCTACTCGCACAGCTCTGGCTCGCGGGCGGACACGGAGTCTGGGATGGTCACCTGAGCTGAGGCACATCGCCCGACGGCCACTGCGACGGGGTGAGTCCGTGGCGGGTGCGGGAAGTGAAGCGGTCGGAGAGCGGAACCTACTTCCGGTTCCGCTGGAACTGCCACACCGCGTGGTCGAGGCTGGTTGGTGACATGTCCAGCTCCTTGGCCGCGGCAGTCAAGACCGCCAAGGCGAACGGCGGCATGACACCCCGTCGGGGCAGACCCAGTGCGTCGGCCACGAACCGGCAGATCATCCGGTCCGGCTTCACTCCCTCGATGCCGGCCAACATCTGCATGTAGTGCCACGTGATCCCGTAGCGTTGCCCCTTCACCGCGCACCATGCCTTGCGTACCTGCTCCAGCCGCACGTCGTCCTCGGCCGACTTTCGAAGGGCGACGGTGTCGCCGATTCCCTCGCTGTCGAGCACGCGTGCCGCATCTCGAATCGCCTGGGACTTGAGCACCCCGCCGCGGGTGGAAGTCCGGTTGCTGTTGCCGATCTTCTGCGCCCAGCCGTCCGGGCCGTCCAGCTCGTCGAAGGTGGCCAGGAGTTCCGGGACGCCGTCGGCGTTCGGGTCACCGCCCTGCGCGCGGCGGTGGGCCCGGTATCGGGCGACCACATTCTCAACGCTGGAGTACTTCACGCCGGTGGACTGCACCGAGTCGACGACACAGAGGGCGAGGCCGTCGCGGTAGCCGTCGGGGGCCTTGGCGCCGCGGAACTGCTCGCAGGCGGCGACAAGGGAGTGCAGCTGCTCGGCGGTGTGGGGCATGCGCGCAAGCGTGACACGGGGCACCGACATGTGCGGGGGAACCTCTCGGATTCCTAGTCGTCGCGTCGGGGATAGGTGCGACGATCAGGCGATGGCGACGAACACCAGACGGCGACAGCTGGACCTCATCGCTAAGCAGATCAAGGCGTGTCGGGCCTGCGACGAGTTGAACGTGCCCGGCGTCACGGGGTCCGCACGTGGGTACGGATCGGAGTATTCGCCCGTGGCGATCGTCGGACAGAGCCTGTGCCGCAAATGCATGGACTCGGGGATCCCGTTCACCGGCGGCAGTGGAACCTACATCGACCGCGCGCTGCGGCTCATCGACCGGAAGAAGTCCGAACTGTTCATCACCAACGTGGTGCACTGTCACCCGCCGGACGACCGGAAGTCGCGGCGGTACGAGATCGACAACTGCAGACACTTCCTCGACGCGGAGTTGGACGTTGTGGCGCCGCGTCTGATCATCGGTCTCGGCGAAGACGCGGAGAAGGTACTGACGGAGCGCTACCCCGACGGACACCACCTGCCGTGGCCGTTCGATGAGCCGCGTTGGTCCAAACCGGACTTGACGTACCTACTGTTCCCCGAGCACCCGGGGTCCCTGCGGTTCAAGAAGACAGCCGACCGCGCGTACTACTCGCCGAGTCTCGCCCGCGCGATCACGTGGGGATTCGAGGTCGGGTAGCTGTGGAGGGCGCGGCGTGTCGGTTGGGATCGAGCGAGACGCGCGACCAGCTGTGTCAGATCGCTTCCTCGCAACCGAGGAGGAGACGGGCTCCCAAGCCCGCAGTCGGGATCTACGCGAACCTTCCCCGTTCCAACGTGAGAACCTCAATCGGAATAGTGGCGCGATACAACCTCACCGAGCAATGGTCGACGGTAACGAAGTGGATTGATTCCCAGGTGATCCCAGCGTCCTTCAACGCCTTCCTGTGGGCCTTCCACTCTTCCCGTAGCGGCTTCCTCTCGGAGGGTCCGAACTTGTGATCCGTCAAGACGAGCAGCCGTACCCGCTTCGGATACAGTGCGGTCCCCTCGACGACTTCGAGTCGCAACTGTTCAACGTCGTCGCACCAGACCTGCGACTTCTTGGCCTTTGCGATGAACTTGCGCAGAGCGTCGAACACTGGGCCGGCCAGCGCGTCGTGAACCGCCGGGCGGGCGAGTTTGCTGGCCAGGCGCTGCCCGAGGATCAGCTCATCCTCGATCGAGGCAAAGCCTTCGATGGGCTCCACCGCCGCGAGCAGGCCCTTGCTCACCGAGACCATGGCGCGCAAGTCCACAGCCCACATCGCCCCCTCGACAGGCGGCTTACTGAGCCAGACGTACTCGGAGACCAAGCGGTCCTTGACCTGCTGAATCTTCTCCGGCGAGAACTCCGAGATGTCGCGTACAGGGCATACCTGCACCAGCGGATGCCGCCGCGCCGGATCGCCCGCGATGTCGCACGTCTGCGAGACCACCACCGCGTACCCGGTGTCGCTCAGAGGGGCGGAACGCGCACGCACCTCGCCCACCGCGCCGCCGGCAGACGGTTCACCTGTCACGGGGTCGTCCACCCATGCCGGGACGATCCAGGCGCCGCGGTCCATCTCGATGAGGTGCCCCTGCCTCCACCGCTCCAGCGCGGCGAGCGTCTCTGGGGTCCATGACTCCGGTAGGAGCCGATCGATCGTCACCGGGCGAATCCGTCCTCGACATCCTCGGTGACCAGCGGCTCCGAGCCACGGATGATCGGCGTCTCGACGTCCGCGGCGATGCCCTCGTAGACCGAGGTGCCGATCTCGCGTCGGGGGAACGGCGCGCGGTCCACGGCGAGGTCCACGAGCTCGTCGAACCTGCCGTCGAGCAGGGCGCCGATGCGCTTCTCATCGCCGCGCAGCCACCGGCTCAGCGGTTGATCCAGTGTCTCGC includes these proteins:
- a CDS encoding DNA cytosine methyltransferase, encoding MAAPKPRSRSKASPDALRVASFFAGIGGFDLGFERAGIQTVWQCEKKPFCLDILEKHWPDVPRRDDITEVGADDIPEAEIWAGGFPCQDVSLARMGPRSGLRGKQSGLFYDFANLIGERRPELVVLENVAALLSSHDGRDFAIILRSLADVGYGVAWRVFDSRHFGVPQSRSRVFVVGSLRGPETAASILFEPECSDRNTEARRPDGEKSISPFAIRVGNSKQGYVKKLAHCLYAESARHTGTDWSRNYVSYPEGAVRRLTPLETERLQGFPDDWTMPTHLMPNEDTLDSARYHACGNAVSVPVAEWLGHRIVEAMASSHLDAQVSPLNVTPRSA
- a CDS encoding very short patch repair endonuclease, coding for MEASWASSAATRASMVANRRRDTKPELAVRRLVHATGLRYRVDYAPLPGNKRSRADLVFTRVKVVVFIDGCFWHGCPQHHTFPATNADYWRSKVEGNRARDARTDAALREAGWTVLRFWEHEDPAVVAGRIVETVRVSRPR
- a CDS encoding uracil-DNA glycosylase family protein; the encoded protein is MATNTRRRQLDLIAKQIKACRACDELNVPGVTGSARGYGSEYSPVAIVGQSLCRKCMDSGIPFTGGSGTYIDRALRLIDRKKSELFITNVVHCHPPDDRKSRRYEIDNCRHFLDAELDVVAPRLIIGLGEDAEKVLTERYPDGHHLPWPFDEPRWSKPDLTYLLFPEHPGSLRFKKTADRAYYSPSLARAITWGFEVG